Genomic segment of Acidobacteriota bacterium:
GGGCCACGGTGGTCCCCAGCACGCAGCGTCTCGCCAGGGTCCTTTCGTCGTCCTCGTCAAGGGGCTCTCCGGCGGAGACGTACCAATCGAAGGTCTGACAGTAGGCCGGGTCGGCGGCGGTGACGTCGGTCTGCGCCTCCGCCTCTCCGGCCTTGATGGGGACATCCCGCTGGAAGAGCCCCGCGCAGATCACGGCCTCCTCGGAGAACCGGTCACGGACCGCGGCGGCGTCCTCGAGGCGGAGGGTGGAGGAGGAGGCGGACCTCCCCGGAGGGCCCATCATCCTCCCGCCGCCGGCGAAGACCATGATGGAGCGCGGACCAAAGGTGGACATGATCTCCGAGATCCTCCGCTCGACCCCGGCGCTCAGGCCCACGACGGCCGTGAGGAGCATGATGCCGACGGCGGTGCCCAGGAGCATGAGGAAGGCCTTGCCCTTCTGCGCCCAGAGGGCGCCCGCGGCGTGGCGGGCCAGCCGGAAAAGGCGGAAGGAGGAGCGGGCCGGGCGGACGCGGGCCGGTGTCAGCGAAAGGCCCCGGGCGGTCTCGGTGTGATTCATGGGGCGGTCTCCTCAGGCCGGCCTGACGTCGCTGGCCACGCGTCCGTCCTTGAGGGTGATCACCCGCGAAGCGTGGGCGGCCACTTCGGGCTCGTGCGTCACCATCACGATGGTCCGCCCCTCCTTGTGGATCCGGTCGAAGATGGCGAGGATCTCCTGGGTCGCCACCGAGTCCAGGTTCCCCGTGGGTTCGTCCGCCAGGATGAGGGCGGGCTCATTGATGAGGGCCCGGGCGATGGCCACGCGCTGCTGCTGGCCGCCGGACAGGGCGTTGGGTTTGAACCCCACCCGGTCTTCCAGGCCCACGCGCTTGAGGAGTCCCAGGGCGCGTTCGCGGGCGTCCGGAGGGTAGGGCTCGGTGTACAGAAGGGGAAGGAGCACGTTCTGGAGGACGCTGACCCTCGGCAGGAGATGGAACAGCTGGAAAACGAAGCCGATCCGGCGGTTTCGGATGGCGGACAGGGCGTCGTCGTCGAGGGTGGTCAGGTCCTGCCCCGCGAAGCGGTAGGTGCCCGCCGAGGGGCGGTCCAGGAGGCCGAGGATGTTCATGAGCGTGCTCTTGCCGGTCCCCGAGGGTCCCATGAGGGCCACGAACTCCCCCTCCTCGATGGTCAGGTCGATGCCATGGAGCACGGGAGTCTCGAGGCCGCCCGTGAGGTAGGTCTTAGCGACTCCGCCCAGTTCGATCATGGCCACCGCCTCACAGGCCGCCGGTGTCGTTGGCTCGGGCGGCTCCCGGCACGAAGACCTTGTCCCCCTCGGAGAGCCCGGCCTTGATCTGGACGAACTCGCCCGACTCCCGACCGAGGGTCACGGGGCGGGCCGAGAGGCCCTTCCCTTCCGGGACCTGGACATAGGCCTTTCCGCCCTCGTGCTTGACCGCTCGAACGGGGACCACCAAGGCCCCTTTGGTGGTGTCCAGCGTGATCGAGACGGAGGCGGTCATCTGGGGCCTCAGGAGACCCTCGAAGGCGTCCTGAATACCGAGGATGACGGCGTAGTTGACGACGTTGTCCTGGATGACGGCCTGGGGGTAGATGGCTTCCACCACCGCCTGGAAGGTCTTGTCCGGAAACGCGTCCACGGTGAAGGTGGCGGCCTGTCCGACCTTGACCCGGCCGATGTCCACCTCGTCCACGTAGGCGTCCACCTCCAGACGGCTCAGGTCGATGACCGTGACGAAGGTCGGCGCGCTCAGGCTCGCGGCCACCGTCTCGCCCTCCTGGGTGGACACGGATCCGACGATGCCGTCGATGGGCGACGTGACGGTGGCGTAGGAGAGCTGGACCTCGGCATAGGCGAGTTGGGCCTTCGCGTTGTCCGCCTCGGCGCGGGCCTGCTCGTAGGCCCGCCGCGCCGCGTCCACGCTGTCCTGGGAGACGTAGCCCTTGGGGAGGAGTTCCTTCGTCCGGTCGTAATTGGACTTGGCGTAATCCGCCGTGGCCAGCGCCGAGGCCAGCGCGGCCTTCGCCTTGTCCACGTTGGCCTGAAGATCGCGCTGCTCCAGGATCGCGAGGGTCTGCCCCCGGGTGACGCGGTCTCCCACCTGCACGTAGAGGCGTTCGAGCCGCCCCGAAACGCGGGGTCCCACCTTGACCTGGGCCCCCACCCTGGGGGTGACGGTCCCCGTGGCGATGACCTGTGCGGGCAGGTCCATGATTTTGACGGGGACCAGGTTTCCGGCGGGGGGCTTTCCGCCTCCGGCTTTCTTGCAGGCGCCCTGAAGGACACCGGCGAGGACTAGGGCGAGGACGAGCGAGTTCCGAAGGGTCTTGGGGCTCATGGCGTGGGGTCCCCCTTGGCTGGGTCGGCCTGGTCGGATGAACGTGACAGCGAAAGCGCGGTGGAAGGCACGGTGATTCCCTCCAGTAGATCGATCCCCGTGGCGCGGCTCCATTGCAGATCGGAGAGGAGCGCCTGGAGGCGCGCCCTCACCAGGCGCAGCTTGGCGCTCTGCAGGGAGGTCGTGGCGTCCACCAGGTCGAGCATGGACCCGAGTCCTTCCCGGTACCGTCCCTCGGCCACCCGCGCGCTCTCCTCCGCGCTCAAGAGGTAGGCCTCGGCGGCCGCCACCGCCTGAAGGGATTCATCGAGGCCTATGCGCGCCGTGTACGCGGCCTTTTCCGCGGCGAGGAGGGCGCTCCGGGTTTCCTCCCGGGCGCCTTCGTACCCGGCCCGTGCTCCCGCCACGCTCCAGGACTTGGAGAAGCCCGTGAAGAGAGGAATCCGGATCGAGAGGCCCACGCTCCAGGTGTCCCGGTCGGGCCAGCGGCCCGCGTCCAGGCGGCCCACCGACCCGTCGGCCGTGACCGTGGGCCGGGTGGAGAACTTCGCGGCCTTCCAGGTGAGCCAGGAGGCCTCCTCCTCCGCCCTGGCGGCCTTTACCTCGGGGATGGCCGAGAGGGCCCGCTCCCGCCCCTCGATCCAGTCCGGAAGGGAGGGCAAGGTCCCTTCCCGGGGGACGCCCGCGATCTCGACGGGCGCATCCGCCGGAAATCCCATCAGGATGGCCAGGGCGGACCGTCCTCGGGATACGTCGCCGGCGGCCTGGACCACGCCCAGTCGGGCGTCCGCTTCGGCGGTGGCGGCCCGGAGCACGTCGGCCCGCGGCGCGAGGCCCACGGATTCTCTGGCCCGGGCCATTTCCAGGTGGACCGTGCTCTGGGACAGGATCTCCCGGGCCACTTCGAGGTCCCACAGGTAGCCCTGGAGAGTGTAGTAGGCCGTGGCCACCTCCATCGCCAGGTCCTGGACGGTGGCCTTGAACCTCCAGTCGGCGGCCTGGTACGCGGCGGCGGCTCCCTGGACCTCCGTCTTTCGCTGGCCGCCGTCCAGGAGCGTGACCTGGGTGGAAAGCGCGCCGCTGGAACTGGTGGCGGCGGACGAACGGCCCGAGGCGCCGGCCTCGGCTTCGGCGTAGGATCGGGACAACCCGCCGGAGGCCGTGAGGGTGGGCCAGTAGGAGGCCCGGCTCTGTCCGATGCGGGCCATGGAGGCTCGCCCGGCGTGAAGCATGGCCCCGACGTCCGGGTTGTGGCCGACCGCGATCTGGATGCACTCGCGCAGAGTGAGCGGAGGGCCGGAGGGACCCGCCGAGGGCTCCTCTCCTTCCGCTCCGATGCGAAGCGCCGTGGTCAGGAGAAGGCAGGTCAAGAGAAGGTGGCGGTGCCTCACGGTCGTTTCTCCTTCGGGGGATGGGGGAACATGCCCACCGAGTCGGGCATGTGGTCGCGCAGGGCCGCGAAGAACCGCTTGCGCTGCTCCGGATTGAGAAGCTTCTTCTGCTCGAGGAGGTGTTCCGTGACGGTCTGGAACAGGCGATCCGTCAGGTCTTGCAGTCGGGCCCGATGGAGGGAGAGGGCCTCCGGCGTGCAGTCGTCGGAGGCCAGCAGGACGAGCATCTTCTCGCGCTCCGCCCGCAACTCCGCCCTCAGGGCGTCCATTCGGGAGCGGAAGCCCTCGAAGTTTTCGTCCCATCGGGCCTGGACGGCCGGGGAGAGGCCCAGGTCGGGCGGGGACATGTGGCGATGATGCCGCGCACCCCTCTGCATCAAAGCGACGAGCAGCCCCGCGTTGAGGGCGAGAGAGGCCAGAAGCCCGAGCGTGAGCCACCGGTGTCTCATGGTCCGCTCCTTCCGTCGGAAACGGTCTCCACCCCTGGACGCAGGCCCGAATAGGCCCTCTCCAGGGACCCGAAAGGCTCGTCGGCGAGGGCTTGCCCGTAGGCGGTCATCATGGCCCCCGAGGGCGCGGAGGAGGATTCGGCGGCGGCCCACGCCCTCCCGAGGACATATCCCAGGCCGAGGGCCGCCAGAGCCAGGGCCGCCGCGGCGACCCACCGCAGGCTTTCCCGGTAGGTCCGGCGCGGAGGGAGGCGCCGGAGGACGGCGGGAGCCAGGTCCGGGATCTCTCCGGGCGGATCGCCACGGCCGAGAAGATCCATCAGGGCCGCCTGCCGCCGGAACTCGCGGGCACAGTCGGGACAGGAAGTCAGGTGCTCCGCCAGGGCCGGCCCTGGATCGCGGGTTTCACGGAGGTCCATCCGGTCGATCGCTTTCAAGGCTTTAGCACACCGCACGGGGCCTCCTCCAACAGGCATAACGGTCGAGGGCCACAAATCCTTCGGTCGGGAAGCGCGTCAGTCCAGGATGTCCGCCAGGCTCTCTCGGAGTGAACGCCGGGCCCGGGAGAGGAGAGATTCGGCGGCCTTGACTCCGACATCGAGAAGGCGGGCCGTCTCCGCAACGGGGAGCCCCTCCAGGTGGAAGAGGACGACGGCCATCCTCTGGGCGGGCGGGAGGCCGGCCAAGGCCTTCTGCAGGGCCACCTGGCGCTCGGCGGCCAGCAAGCCCGCCTCCGAATCCGAGGTCCCCTGGATGGCCCCGGGATCGACGATGGGGACCAGGGCGGGTCGGCGACGCCGGTCCAGGCAGAGGTTCACGGTGATGGTCCGCAAGTACGCGGGCAAGGGCTTCTCGGGACGGTAGCGCGCCGCCGCTTGCCATAGCCGCAGAAAGACGTCCTGGGCCACGTCTTCGGCTTCGCTCCCGTCGCCGAGGTACCTCCGCGCGATGGAGTAGACGCCCGACTGATGCCGCCGGACAAGGATCCCGAGGGCGTCGCGGTCCCCCACGGCCGCGCGGGCCATGAGTTCCTCGTCGGTGAACGTGTCGTGAAGGTCCAGGGCTCCTCCTGCCGGATTCATGCTCCCGCCCGGGGCGCCCGCCCAGGATACGACGCCACCGTCCCGGCCGCGCAAGGGGGCGTCGGGCGAGGGAGGGCCGGCCGAAGAGACGAAACCCGGCGAGCCCTCTTGGAGACCGC
This window contains:
- a CDS encoding ABC transporter ATP-binding protein — its product is MIELGGVAKTYLTGGLETPVLHGIDLTIEEGEFVALMGPSGTGKSTLMNILGLLDRPSAGTYRFAGQDLTTLDDDALSAIRNRRIGFVFQLFHLLPRVSVLQNVLLPLLYTEPYPPDARERALGLLKRVGLEDRVGFKPNALSGGQQQRVAIARALINEPALILADEPTGNLDSVATQEILAIFDRIHKEGRTIVMVTHEPEVAAHASRVITLKDGRVASDVRPA
- a CDS encoding efflux RND transporter periplasmic adaptor subunit — translated: MSPKTLRNSLVLALVLAGVLQGACKKAGGGKPPAGNLVPVKIMDLPAQVIATGTVTPRVGAQVKVGPRVSGRLERLYVQVGDRVTRGQTLAILEQRDLQANVDKAKAALASALATADYAKSNYDRTKELLPKGYVSQDSVDAARRAYEQARAEADNAKAQLAYAEVQLSYATVTSPIDGIVGSVSTQEGETVAASLSAPTFVTVIDLSRLEVDAYVDEVDIGRVKVGQAATFTVDAFPDKTFQAVVEAIYPQAVIQDNVVNYAVILGIQDAFEGLLRPQMTASVSITLDTTKGALVVPVRAVKHEGGKAYVQVPEGKGLSARPVTLGRESGEFVQIKAGLSEGDKVFVPGAARANDTGGL
- a CDS encoding TolC family protein encodes the protein MRHRHLLLTCLLLTTALRIGAEGEEPSAGPSGPPLTLRECIQIAVGHNPDVGAMLHAGRASMARIGQSRASYWPTLTASGGLSRSYAEAEAGASGRSSAATSSSGALSTQVTLLDGGQRKTEVQGAAAAYQAADWRFKATVQDLAMEVATAYYTLQGYLWDLEVAREILSQSTVHLEMARARESVGLAPRADVLRAATAEADARLGVVQAAGDVSRGRSALAILMGFPADAPVEIAGVPREGTLPSLPDWIEGRERALSAIPEVKAARAEEEASWLTWKAAKFSTRPTVTADGSVGRLDAGRWPDRDTWSVGLSIRIPLFTGFSKSWSVAGARAGYEGAREETRSALLAAEKAAYTARIGLDESLQAVAAAEAYLLSAEESARVAEGRYREGLGSMLDLVDATTSLQSAKLRLVRARLQALLSDLQWSRATGIDLLEGITVPSTALSLSRSSDQADPAKGDPTP
- a CDS encoding periplasmic heavy metal sensor, coding for MRHRWLTLGLLASLALNAGLLVALMQRGARHHRHMSPPDLGLSPAVQARWDENFEGFRSRMDALRAELRAEREKMLVLLASDDCTPEALSLHRARLQDLTDRLFQTVTEHLLEQKKLLNPEQRKRFFAALRDHMPDSVGMFPHPPKEKRP
- a CDS encoding sigma-70 family RNA polymerase sigma factor gives rise to the protein MNPAGGALDLHDTFTDEELMARAAVGDRDALGILVRRHQSGVYSIARRYLGDGSEAEDVAQDVFLRLWQAAARYRPEKPLPAYLRTITVNLCLDRRRRPALVPIVDPGAIQGTSDSEAGLLAAERQVALQKALAGLPPAQRMAVVLFHLEGLPVAETARLLDVGVKAAESLLSRARRSLRESLADILD